The following coding sequences lie in one Timaviella obliquedivisa GSE-PSE-MK23-08B genomic window:
- the serA gene encoding phosphoglycerate dehydrogenase — translation MPKVLVSDPVDQVGIDILSQVAQVDVKTSLSPEQLLQIIPDYDALMIRSGTRVTQAVIDAGKQLRIIGRAGVGVDNVDVPAATRRGILVVNSPEGNTVAAAEHAIAMMLALSRHIPDANHSVKSGKWDRKSFTGVEVYKKTIGIVGLGKIGAHVAGIARSMGMRLLAYDPFLSSERAEQLGCQLVELDFLFREADYITLHLPKTPETFHLIDAIALEKMKPNVRIINCARGGIIDEAALAEALQQGRIGGAALDVYEEEPLGESALRGLGKDLILTPHLGASTEEAQANVAIDVAEQIRDVILGLPARSAVNIPGLRPDLMEKLRPYLQLAETLGNLVSQLAGGRIESLTVKLQGELATNESQPVVVAALKGLLSHALQERVNYVNASIEAKDRGIRVIETRDASVKDYTGSLYLSAKGSLGEHSVSGAILGDKEIRITSINDFPVNVPPNRYMLFTLHRDMPGIIGKIGSFLGSFNVNIASMQVGRKILRGDAVMVLSIDDPLPEGILSEITKVPGIREAYAVTLAE, via the coding sequence ATGCCAAAGGTTTTAGTTTCCGATCCCGTTGACCAAGTAGGAATTGATATTCTGTCCCAAGTTGCCCAGGTTGATGTAAAAACCAGCCTTTCCCCTGAACAATTGCTACAAATCATTCCTGATTACGATGCCTTGATGATTCGCTCAGGCACGCGCGTCACCCAGGCGGTGATCGATGCAGGTAAGCAGCTTCGGATTATTGGACGGGCGGGCGTTGGCGTTGATAACGTTGATGTCCCGGCTGCGACCCGTCGGGGTATTTTGGTGGTCAATTCGCCTGAAGGCAACACGGTTGCTGCTGCTGAACATGCGATCGCCATGATGCTTGCTCTGTCTCGCCATATTCCTGACGCGAACCACTCTGTTAAAAGCGGCAAGTGGGATCGGAAAAGTTTTACGGGCGTTGAGGTTTATAAGAAAACCATTGGTATTGTCGGTCTTGGCAAGATTGGGGCGCACGTCGCAGGCATTGCGCGATCGATGGGAATGCGACTGCTGGCTTATGATCCCTTCCTTTCGAGTGAACGTGCTGAGCAGTTGGGCTGTCAATTGGTAGAACTAGACTTTCTGTTTAGGGAGGCAGACTATATTACTTTGCACTTGCCCAAAACTCCAGAGACGTTTCACCTCATTGATGCGATCGCCCTCGAAAAAATGAAGCCCAATGTGCGCATCATCAACTGTGCCCGTGGCGGCATTATAGATGAAGCAGCGTTAGCAGAAGCTTTGCAGCAAGGCAGAATTGGCGGTGCCGCATTAGACGTATACGAAGAAGAGCCTTTAGGAGAATCGGCGCTGCGAGGACTGGGTAAAGATCTGATTCTGACACCGCACTTAGGCGCATCGACTGAAGAAGCCCAGGCAAATGTGGCGATCGACGTTGCCGAACAAATCCGTGATGTCATCCTCGGCTTACCTGCGCGATCGGCAGTCAACATTCCTGGTCTGCGCCCCGACCTGATGGAAAAACTGCGCCCCTACCTACAACTCGCAGAAACGTTAGGTAATTTAGTCAGCCAGCTTGCCGGAGGTCGCATTGAGTCGCTAACAGTGAAGCTACAAGGCGAACTTGCCACCAATGAAAGCCAGCCTGTCGTCGTTGCTGCCCTTAAAGGTCTGCTGTCCCATGCCTTGCAAGAGCGAGTCAACTATGTCAACGCCAGCATTGAAGCCAAAGATCGCGGCATTCGGGTTATAGAAACACGGGATGCTTCGGTGAAAGATTACACGGGCTCCCTTTACCTATCAGCAAAAGGATCCTTAGGCGAGCATTCTGTCTCAGGTGCAATTTTGGGCGACAAAGAAATCCGCATCACCAGCATCAATGACTTCCCAGTCAATGTGCCACCTAATCGCTATATGCTGTTCACGCTGCACCGCGATATGCCTGGAATCATTGGTAAAATTGGCTCTTTCTTGGGCAGCTTCAATGTCAACATCGCCAGTATGCAAGTGGGGCGCAAAATCCTTAGAGGTGATGCTGTGATGGTCTTGAGCATTGACGATCCCCTGCCCGAAGGCATTCTGTCTGAGATCACCAAGGTGCCAGGAATTCGGGAAGCCTACGCGGTGACGTTGGCGGAATAG
- a CDS encoding TolC family protein produces MFAVGLVKIDPARAESAPSLQGRTEAQESPTPSEARQQRLAELTLVQAAPPAPEPSSPASQRPDQLAQPATPAQPSTPETPSAPLPTPDQPSTGQGSSPKPPATSAPVPPATTDPAPSLVVPTEPLTPVPSAAPTESAPLPSSGQEDSVPSAPAAPGNRRKNANRAPENLNPSPNPLNFPTTPEEVTISESQPITLQQAIELAVRNSPTLQQTRLELSQSRDALREVQAANFPTLSATSNLTGSAQEGLDSDRNVQGVATGNSSRDTTTSLNLQTGLQADYNIFTSGQRSSSIRAAEGTVRFRELAVEVETKQLVLDVSTSYYDLQEADQQVEIFQAALSEALQSLRDAQALERAGVGTRFDVLQAEVDAANARQDLTQQLSSQEVARRTLAQRLSLAQATDITAADEVAAAGSWELSLEQSVVTAFKNRAELEQQLVQRDIGEQRRRNALGQLGPQIGATATYGVANLLSSSNESSEFSTEGKGFFNNASVALNASINLFDGGAARAQARQQEANIAIAESQFVTARDQIRFQVEQSYSILQASSENIQTTTLAVQSAEEALRLARLRFQAGVGTQTDVIQQQTALTRSRVNNLGAILDYNRSLAQLQRFVSNLPDGNLSETP; encoded by the coding sequence ATGTTCGCCGTAGGTTTGGTGAAGATCGATCCAGCGCGGGCTGAATCTGCTCCCAGCCTTCAAGGTCGTACCGAGGCTCAAGAAAGCCCAACGCCGTCAGAAGCGAGGCAACAGCGCCTTGCTGAACTTACATTAGTTCAGGCGGCACCTCCAGCGCCCGAGCCATCTTCTCCAGCGTCCCAGCGCCCTGACCAACTGGCGCAACCCGCGACCCCTGCACAACCCTCCACGCCAGAGACTCCCTCTGCGCCCCTGCCAACTCCCGATCAGCCTTCTACAGGGCAGGGATCTAGCCCAAAACCTCCGGCAACTTCTGCTCCGGTGCCTCCGGCAACGACTGATCCAGCCCCTTCGCTTGTAGTTCCTACCGAGCCTCTAACGCCAGTGCCTTCTGCTGCACCCACTGAGTCTGCGCCTTTGCCCTCATCAGGTCAAGAAGACTCAGTGCCTAGCGCTCCTGCTGCGCCAGGGAATCGTCGAAAAAATGCCAATAGGGCACCTGAAAACCTCAACCCTAGCCCTAACCCACTGAATTTTCCCACCACTCCCGAAGAGGTGACAATATCAGAGAGCCAGCCGATCACGTTGCAGCAAGCGATCGAACTAGCGGTTCGCAACAGCCCGACTCTGCAACAGACCCGGCTAGAACTATCACAATCAAGAGATGCCCTGCGCGAAGTTCAGGCAGCTAATTTTCCTACCCTCAGTGCCACCTCAAACCTAACTGGCTCTGCTCAAGAGGGACTGGACTCCGATCGCAATGTTCAAGGTGTGGCGACGGGCAATAGCAGTCGAGACACCACGACCAGTCTAAACTTGCAAACGGGCTTACAAGCGGACTATAACATTTTTACCTCAGGGCAGCGTTCTTCTTCCATCCGCGCCGCTGAGGGAACCGTGCGTTTCCGAGAGTTGGCAGTGGAGGTCGAGACTAAGCAACTGGTTTTAGATGTCTCCACAAGCTACTACGATCTTCAGGAAGCTGATCAGCAGGTGGAAATTTTCCAGGCAGCCCTCAGCGAGGCACTACAAAGTCTTAGAGATGCCCAAGCTTTAGAACGTGCCGGAGTGGGTACCCGGTTTGATGTGCTGCAAGCGGAAGTTGATGCTGCTAATGCTCGGCAAGACCTGACTCAGCAACTTAGCAGCCAGGAAGTAGCTCGACGAACCTTAGCACAGCGTCTGAGTTTGGCACAAGCGACTGATATTACTGCTGCCGATGAAGTGGCAGCCGCAGGCAGTTGGGAACTTAGCTTAGAGCAGAGTGTGGTCACGGCGTTCAAGAACCGTGCAGAGCTAGAGCAACAGCTTGTCCAACGAGATATTGGTGAACAGCGGCGGCGCAATGCGTTGGGTCAGTTGGGCCCTCAGATTGGGGCAACTGCCACCTATGGGGTAGCAAACTTGCTCTCTAGCAGCAATGAAAGCTCTGAGTTTTCTACAGAGGGTAAGGGCTTTTTTAATAATGCCTCTGTAGCGTTGAATGCCAGTATTAATTTGTTTGATGGTGGCGCTGCTCGGGCACAGGCAAGGCAGCAGGAGGCAAATATTGCGATCGCCGAATCTCAATTTGTGACCGCCCGCGACCAGATTCGGTTTCAGGTTGAGCAATCTTACTCTATTTTGCAAGCCAGTTCTGAAAACATCCAGACTACAACCCTAGCTGTTCAAAGCGCTGAAGAGGCACTTCGCCTTGCCCGACTGCGCTTCCAAGCAGGAGTAGGAACTCAGACAGACGTGATTCAACAGCAAACGGCTTTAACGCGATCGCGCGTTAATAACCTGGGGGCAATTTTAGACTACAACCGTTCTCTGGCTCAACTTCAGCGATTTGTCAGCAATTTGCCAGATGGTAATTTGTCTGAAACGCCTTAA
- the prmA gene encoding 50S ribosomal protein L11 methyltransferase, with protein MVSSWWEIQIIADPTAEDLLFWRLEDFGCKGTSCEQKGHACLVQAYLPQFKAQQLDLAALALRLRQDALCAEMTAPVVQWRLIDEEDWSSSWKAHWHPQEIGDRFLINPAWIPAPLQTDRLIITLDPGVAFGTGAHATTQLCLESLEMRFSEPLPDAIIADIGCGSGILSVGALLLGAKHAYAVDTDPLAVNATRENREMNHIADDRLTVAEGSLQKMIELLPCPVDGFVCNILAEVILDLIPDLDKIAKPTTWGVLSGILLDQVKPIANTLEQHGWIVATLWRKQDWCCLNIRRS; from the coding sequence TTGGTAAGTAGCTGGTGGGAAATTCAGATTATTGCTGATCCAACGGCAGAAGACTTGCTCTTTTGGCGGCTCGAGGATTTTGGGTGTAAGGGTACGTCTTGTGAGCAAAAGGGACACGCTTGTCTCGTGCAGGCATATTTGCCTCAGTTCAAGGCGCAACAGTTAGACTTAGCAGCTTTGGCACTGCGGCTACGGCAAGATGCGTTGTGTGCTGAGATGACTGCTCCTGTAGTGCAATGGCGGTTAATTGACGAAGAAGATTGGTCAAGTAGTTGGAAGGCACATTGGCATCCTCAAGAAATTGGCGATCGCTTCCTCATCAACCCTGCCTGGATACCTGCGCCCCTTCAAACCGATCGCCTGATCATTACCCTTGATCCCGGCGTGGCATTCGGCACAGGTGCCCATGCCACCACCCAACTTTGCCTAGAGTCGTTAGAAATGCGCTTCAGCGAACCCCTGCCCGATGCAATCATTGCTGACATTGGCTGTGGTTCTGGCATTCTTTCGGTGGGAGCGTTGCTGCTGGGCGCAAAGCACGCCTATGCAGTAGATACTGACCCACTGGCAGTGAATGCAACCCGCGAGAACCGGGAGATGAATCACATTGCGGACGATCGCCTTACGGTAGCAGAAGGGAGCCTGCAAAAAATGATTGAGCTTCTGCCCTGCCCGGTTGATGGCTTCGTTTGCAACATTTTGGCAGAGGTCATTCTAGATTTGATCCCCGATCTGGATAAGATTGCTAAACCTACAACCTGGGGCGTTCTCAGTGGCATCCTGCTCGATCAAGTCAAACCGATCGCCAATACCCTAGAGCAGCACGGCTGGATTGTTGCAACCTTGTGGCGGAAGCAGGATTGGTGTTGCCTAAACATCCGCCGTTCTTAA
- a CDS encoding inositol monophosphatase family protein, producing MPSLSPHELQVIGLLMRQCGQQALQMATEKFQVYEKGLNDYVTNVDRALDMQLTTGLNQLFWQDGVISEENDQSWQQFCFSQENSHESNRRLWFIDPIDGTDDFIHGKPHYSVMVGTLEAHMPTAGWVYAPAFDQLVYGGQEIGLFQLEGDSPPVPLIPTRPDLSNTCCPMLIGYKDQSRYGAAINQVIPEAQFDSMGSFGLKVLQVIRGHAGLYVYLNGRVKLWDTVGPLALAQAAGLVCCDLEGNPLKFTPDSIDAKTLAHQQSIVVGWPHYVEKLRSRLQEAVLIT from the coding sequence ATGCCCTCCCTCTCTCCCCACGAACTCCAAGTGATTGGTCTGTTGATGCGCCAGTGCGGTCAACAGGCGTTGCAAATGGCGACTGAGAAATTCCAGGTCTACGAAAAAGGGCTAAATGATTACGTGACTAACGTCGATCGCGCTTTAGACATGCAACTGACAACTGGGCTAAACCAGTTATTTTGGCAAGATGGGGTGATTAGCGAAGAAAACGATCAGTCCTGGCAGCAGTTTTGTTTTTCTCAAGAAAACAGCCATGAAAGCAACCGTCGTCTATGGTTTATTGACCCGATCGATGGCACAGATGATTTTATCCATGGCAAGCCCCATTACTCGGTGATGGTCGGTACACTAGAAGCCCATATGCCAACTGCGGGTTGGGTCTATGCGCCAGCATTCGATCAATTAGTTTATGGCGGTCAAGAAATAGGACTATTTCAGCTAGAAGGCGATTCCCCTCCCGTACCCCTGATTCCCACTCGCCCTGACCTCTCCAACACCTGCTGTCCGATGCTGATTGGCTATAAAGATCAATCTCGATATGGTGCCGCTATTAACCAGGTCATCCCAGAAGCGCAGTTTGATAGTATGGGCAGCTTTGGGTTGAAGGTTTTGCAGGTGATTCGAGGACACGCGGGACTGTATGTTTACCTCAACGGGCGAGTCAAGCTTTGGGATACGGTGGGCCCATTAGCCTTGGCGCAGGCAGCGGGCTTGGTTTGCTGTGATTTGGAGGGCAATCCGTTGAAGTTTACCCCCGATAGCATTGACGCTAAAACCCTGGCACATCAGCAGTCTATTGTGGTGGGATGGCCTCACTATGTTGAGAAGTTGCGATCGCGTCTCCAAGAAGCTGTGCTGATAACGTAA
- a CDS encoding DUF952 domain-containing protein, which produces MTLIFHITPRSQWESAQAIGSYRGDTLDTEGFIHCSKLEQVVRVANWCYAGQTGLVLLSIAIARLQAQLRYETVDGEEFPHLYGALNLDAVVQVINFEPDPAGFALPPELVKEDR; this is translated from the coding sequence ATGACGCTAATTTTCCACATTACCCCACGATCGCAATGGGAGTCTGCCCAAGCGATCGGCAGTTATCGGGGCGACACGCTGGATACTGAAGGGTTTATTCATTGCTCGAAGCTGGAGCAAGTGGTACGGGTGGCGAATTGGTGTTATGCAGGGCAGACGGGTTTGGTATTGCTGAGTATTGCGATCGCCCGTTTGCAAGCCCAACTTCGCTACGAAACTGTCGATGGCGAAGAGTTTCCTCATCTTTACGGAGCGTTAAACCTGGATGCAGTCGTTCAGGTGATAAACTTTGAGCCAGATCCAGCAGGATTTGCATTGCCCCCAGAACTCGTGAAGGAAGACCGATGA
- a CDS encoding ABC transporter substrate-binding protein, producing MGICWVCCLVFLTACQPAVTSTSGIVHLTLWQGVNPPPNRDILQKLVEKFNQRHPDIQVESLYVGQGDQQMPKILAAVVGNAPPNLLWFAPTITGQLVELDAIKPLEEWLATTQVKDQIDPVLFETMQWEERTWSVPFGVNNVGIFYRPSLFKAAGVTQLPQTWEELRQVARQLTIANQQHGMILPLGKGEWTVFTWLPFMWSGGGELMSEGSVQISNPGAIAALQLWQDLLTDGSAVLSQPERGYELDDFLAGKVAMQLTGPWTLGQLQATDVDYAVMPIPADARPATSIGGENLFVFKTTPAEEQASLVFAEYVLSEEFQTEWAIGTGYLPVNLNARKSAAYREFAQQQPAVDVFLKQAEFGRSRPIFPGYSRISENLGRAIEAVLLQKNTPEAALQTSQKRLELSLTP from the coding sequence ATGGGAATCTGCTGGGTCTGCTGCTTAGTTTTTCTCACCGCCTGTCAACCTGCTGTCACGTCTACTAGCGGCATTGTTCACCTCACTCTGTGGCAGGGCGTTAACCCACCGCCTAACCGAGATATTCTGCAAAAGCTGGTGGAGAAGTTTAATCAACGCCATCCTGATATTCAGGTTGAGTCGCTGTATGTGGGGCAGGGTGATCAGCAAATGCCCAAAATTTTGGCGGCAGTGGTAGGCAATGCGCCGCCCAATCTTCTATGGTTTGCGCCGACGATCACAGGACAGTTGGTTGAGCTAGATGCCATTAAACCCTTAGAAGAATGGTTAGCGACGACTCAGGTTAAAGATCAGATTGACCCAGTTCTGTTTGAAACTATGCAATGGGAAGAGCGAACTTGGTCGGTGCCGTTTGGGGTTAATAACGTTGGGATTTTTTACCGTCCTAGTTTATTTAAAGCGGCAGGAGTGACTCAATTACCCCAGACCTGGGAAGAATTGCGGCAAGTTGCCCGCCAACTGACGATCGCCAATCAACAGCACGGCATGATCCTCCCGCTGGGCAAAGGCGAATGGACGGTGTTTACCTGGCTGCCGTTTATGTGGAGTGGCGGCGGTGAATTGATGAGTGAGGGATCTGTCCAGATTTCTAATCCTGGGGCGATCGCTGCCCTTCAGCTTTGGCAAGACTTGCTGACCGATGGGTCTGCCGTTCTTTCTCAGCCAGAACGGGGCTACGAGCTAGATGATTTTTTGGCTGGCAAAGTTGCCATGCAGCTTACAGGGCCTTGGACGCTGGGGCAACTGCAAGCTACTGATGTTGACTACGCGGTTATGCCGATTCCTGCCGATGCCCGACCTGCCACTAGCATTGGCGGCGAAAACTTATTTGTGTTCAAAACTACGCCCGCCGAAGAACAAGCGTCTCTGGTGTTTGCAGAGTATGTGCTCAGTGAGGAATTTCAAACTGAATGGGCGATCGGCACAGGCTATTTGCCGGTTAACCTGAATGCCCGAAAAAGCGCAGCCTACCGAGAGTTTGCCCAACAGCAGCCAGCGGTAGACGTGTTTTTGAAACAGGCAGAATTTGGGCGATCGCGTCCCATTTTCCCTGGCTACAGTCGCATTTCAGAAAATTTAGGACGGGCGATCGAAGCCGTGTTGTTGCAAAAAAATACGCCCGAAGCCGCCCTCCAAACCTCCCAAAAGCGCCTGGAGCTAAGCCTAACACCTTGA